Genomic DNA from Thermofilum sp.:
GGTACCTAACTTTTTCGGTGAAATATAGTTAAGAAAGGTCTTCAGGCTAAAAGCACGTGAAGGTAGAACCCCTCTACGGAATCTACCCGCCTCTAATTACCCCGTTTACCGCGGACGGGCAAGTCGACTTAGAGTCGTTGGCAAGAGTCGTCGAGTTCCTCAACCCATGGGTTCACGGCTACTACATCTGCGGTACTTACGGGCAGGGACCGCTTATGAGGCCGAGCCAGAGGAAACTAGTAGCCGAAAAAGTCATCGAGTACGCGAAGGAAGGCCACAAAGTGCTGGTCCACGTGGGTGCACCGGACACCTACACAGCGGTGGAGCTTGCCCGCCACGCTCAAGACGTGGGGGCGTACGCGGTGGCTAGCGTGCCACCCTACTACTACAAGCACTCTGAGGAGGCAGTGGTCAAGTTCTTCGAGGAGCTAGCGGGCTCGGTGAGCATTCCTGTCTATGCGTACAACAATCCTCAGCGCGTGGGATACCCTATCACGCCCGAGTTAGCGGCAAAGCTGAAGCAGGCGGGTGT
This window encodes:
- a CDS encoding dihydrodipicolinate synthase family protein — encoded protein: MKVEPLYGIYPPLITPFTADGQVDLESLARVVEFLNPWVHGYYICGTYGQGPLMRPSQRKLVAEKVIEYAKEGHKVLVHVGAPDTYTAVELARHAQDVGAYAVASVPPYYYKHSEEAVVKFFEELAGSVSIPVYAYNNPQRVGYPITPELAAKLKQAGVAGVKDSSFDVLTYIDFKLAAGEGFDIVVGTEALMLPTFVLGARAFIPGMSNYLPELVYELFKALESGDLEKARALQFRVNNVRRRLHKLGSPIVLTYLLLEVRGVRAGLPRKPFLPISGEAAVKIAQELEPFLKR